One Malania oleifera isolate guangnan ecotype guangnan chromosome 9, ASM2987363v1, whole genome shotgun sequence DNA segment encodes these proteins:
- the LOC131164742 gene encoding small ribosomal subunit protein mL104 (rPPR9)-like: MWRPPTTPLMPLQLRGLLLRCSSSPVEATPPRILSSLSPHYFFRCFLSLPFISLSRPFSSRPEEEPVQDPDQVAHSLSTEFLRDPDSDPLSIIQRFELSFSHITLSPPVLLSTLKLSPDAGRTVLGFLKWVCSRPGFALDDETVSLFVNYFGCRKDFKTVHEVLVDARGVAGAKSLEAAIDRLVRAGRPTQAVSFFDRMEKFYGFDRNKESLRMIVAKLCEHGFASYAEKMVKNLANEFFPDENMCDMLIKGWCVDGKLDEARRLAGEMYRGGFEIGTMAYNAILDCACKLCRIKDPFRLHSEAEKVLVDMDIAGVPRDVETFNVLITNFCKIRKTEDAMKLFYRMGEWGCFPNATTFLVLTRSLYQAARVGEGDEMIDRMKSAGLGDYLDKKAYYGFIKVLCGIERIDHSMLIFRMMKKDGCEPGIKTYDLLMGKLCAHGLVDKANALFNEAVRRGVPVTPKAYKLDPKFVKKPKAVKKEKKRETLPEKMARKRRSLRKLRLSFVKKPKQMMRRSF; this comes from the coding sequence ATGTGGAGACCTCCGACGACGCCATTGATGCCTCTGCAGCTTCGGGGCCTTCTCCTTCGCTGCAGCTCCTCTCCAGTTGAAGCTACTCCTCCTCGGATTCTCTCCTCCCTCTCGCCCCATTATTTTTTTCGGTGCTTTCTCTCTCTACCGTTTATTTCTCTGTCTAGACCCTTCTCATCTAGGCCCGAGGAGGAACCTGTCCAAGATCCGGACCAGGTTGCCCACTCTCTATCCACGGAGTTCCTCAGGGACCCTGACTCTGACCCTCTTTCCATCATCCAAAGGTTCGAACTCAGCTTCTCTCACATCACCCTGTCCCCTCCCGTGCTCCTTTCTACTCTCAAGCTCTCACCTGACGCCGGCCGTACGGTTCTAGGGTTTCTCAAATGGGTGTGTTCGAGACCCGGCTTCGCTCTCGACGATGAGACTGTGTCGTTGTTTGTCAATTACTTTGGTTGCCGGAAAGACTTCAAGACCGTTCATGAGGTACTCGTTGATGCCCGGGGTGTTGCGGGGGCCAAAAGTTTGGAAGCAGCTATTGATCGGCTTGTTCGGGCTGGACGGCCAACCCAGGCGGTGTCCTTCTTTGACAGAATGGAGAAATTTTATGGATTTGATCGCAACAAAGAATCGCTTAGAATGATTGTTGCCAAACTTTGCGAACATGGGTTTGCGAGTTATGCAGAGAAGATGGTGAAGAATTTGGCGAATGAGTTTTTTCCTGATGAAAATATGTGTGATATGCTGATTAAGGGGTGGTGTGTTGATGGAAAGCTCGACGAGGCAAGGAGATTGGCTGGTGAGATGTATAGGGGAGGTTTTGAGATTGGTACAATGGCATACAATGCCATTCTTGATTGCGCGTGTAAGCTCTGTAGGATAAAGGACCCCTTTAGGCTTCATTCAGAGGCTGAAAAGGTCTTGGTAGATATGGATATTGCCGGTGTTCCTCGTGATGTGGAGACATTTAACGTGCTAATTACTAATTTTTGTAAAATTCGAAAGACAGAGGACGCAATGAAGCTGTTTTATAGAATGGGTGAGTGGGGATGTTTTCCCAATGCAACAACTTTTCTTGTGCTTACGAGAAGTCTCTATCAGGCTGCAAGAGTTGGAGAGGGGGATGAGATGATTGATAGGATGAAATCTGCAGGATTAGGGGATTATCTTGATAAGAAAGCGTATTATGGGTTTATAAAAGTTCTATGTGGAATTGAAAGGATTGATCATTCAATGCTCATTTTCAGAATGATGAAAAAGGATGGTTGCGAACCTGGGATTAAGACTTATGATTTGTTGATGGGGAAGCTGTGTGCTCACGGACTTGTCGATAAGGCAAATGCTTTGTTTAATGAAGCTGTAAGAAGAGGGGTACCAGTTACACCTAAAGCATATAAACTGGACCCAAAATTTGTGAAGAAACCTAAGGCcgtgaagaaagagaaaaagcGAGAGACATTGCCTGAGAAAATGGCAAGGAAGAGGAGAAGTCTCAGAAAACTTCGGCTAAGTTTTGTGAAGAAACCAAAACAAATGATGCGTCGATCCTTTTAA